The following coding sequences are from one Amyelois transitella isolate CPQ chromosome 23, ilAmyTran1.1, whole genome shotgun sequence window:
- the LOC106134806 gene encoding uncharacterized protein K02A2.6-like isoform X3, which translates to MVGYYSKFVPQLSVKLKPMYDLLQKDRKFIWTKVCNDSFEQVKKEIISDNILIHFNRDLPLRLSCDASQNGIGAVLSHILPDGTDRPISFISRVYSKAEKGYSMIHKEALAIYWAVQKFYQYLVGSKFELQSDHKPLQALFGEHKSLPQMAAGRLQRWSTFLSGFNYTFKYIKGMHNVIADCMSRLPLQNNSCIKQTNEYEYINLVADQNIVNLDLVRSETRKDPILSSVFNMIRYGFPKFTQNNSLKPYLQKKNELYIDQNVIMWGYRVVIPEKLRLHLLKELHSTHEGIVKMKCNARSYFWWPGLDMQIENLIKSCDVCMTYRSEPPKAPIISWPRTKVPYERVHADFLGPIDNKMILLIIDSYSKWPEAFIVKSLDSKQTVERFRECFSRFGLPKVVVTDNAATFISKEFSEFLSKNGIVHETSPPFHPATNGFAENAVKTFKFALLKALKDKSNHNTSFETLMNRYLFHYRNSIHIVTGVSPSQLMFQRKLRTRLDLLSIPNVKAYDKGGKRKEAFKEGDIVYCRDYRNPNKKQFVKAMIDEVLGKRTYYCKVLNENLIWKRHLDQIISATQDYENIEDTVDKSYNVEPIDTSDKNSTGGEKIVIPQTISPQGEQPQKPISPVNSETVLPLAEEGNSSFNSPTVQPTSEISSPGLRRSVRVRKAPQRLNL; encoded by the coding sequence ATGGTTGGATATTATTCAAAGTTTGTTCCTCAGTTATcagttaaattaaaaccaatgtatgatttattacaaaagGATAGAAAATTTATATGGACAAAAGTTTGTAATGATAGTTTTGAACAAGTTAAAAAAGAGATTATttctgataatattttaatccaTTTTAATAGAGATTTACCTTTACGATTGTCTTGTGATGCTTCGCAAAATGGTATAGGTGCTGTACTCAGTCACATTTTGCCGGACGGTACTGACAGGcctattagttttatttcacGTGTTTATAGCAAAGCTGAAAAAGGATACTCAATGATCCATAAGGAAGCTTTAGCAATTTATTGGGCAGTCcaaaaattttatcagtaCTTAGTAGGTTCCAAGTTTGAGTTACAGTCAGACCATAAACCTTTGCAAGCTCTATTTGGAGAACACAAGAGCCTGCCACAAATGGCTGCAGGACGGCTCCAAAGGTGGTCCACATTTTTATCAGgatttaattatacttttaaatatattaaaggaaTGCATAATGTAATAGCAGATTGTATGTCAAGATTGCCATTGCAAAATAATTCTTGTATTAAGCAAACAAATGAATATGAGTATATAAATTTGGTAGCAGaccaaaatattgttaatttagaTTTAGTCAGGTCAGAAACTAGGAAAGATCCTATTTTAAGTTCAGTATTTAATATGATACGTTATGGATTTCcaaaatttacacaaaataattctCTTAAACCATATTTACAAAAGAAGAACGAACTATATATTGACCAGAATGTTATTATGTGGGGATATAGAGTTGTCATCCCTGAGAAATTAAGATTACATTTACTCAAAGAGCTTCATTCTACACATGAAGGGATTGTCAAAATGAAATGTAACGCTAGGTCTTACTTTTGGTGGCCAGGTTTAGATatgcaaattgaaaatttaattaaatcttgtgatgtatgtatgacatatCGTTCAGAACCACCAAAAGCACCAATTATTTCATGGCCAAGAACTAAGGTTCCATATGAGCGTGTACATGCTGATTTTCTAGGGCCAATAGATAATAAGatgattttgttaataattgaTTCTTATAGTAAATGGCCTGAGGCATTTATTGTCAAAAGTTTAGATTCAAAACAGACGGTTGAAAGGTTTAGGGAGTGTTTCAGCCGATTTGGATTACCGAAAGTTGTAGTTACCGATAATGCGGCAACATTTATTAGTAAGGAGTTTTCTGAATTTCTTTCCAAGAACGGGATAGTACATGAAACTTCTCCACCCTTTCATCCGGCTACCAATGGCTTCGCAGAAAATGctgtaaaaacttttaaatttgctcttttaaaagcattaaaagataaaagtaaTCATAATACATCTTTTGAAACATTAAtgaatagatatttatttcattacagaAACTCAATTCATATTGTTACTGGTGTTTCACCTTCTCAGTTGATGTTTCAAAGGAAACTTAGAACTAGATTAGATTTATTGTCCATACCAAATGTAAAAGCTTATGATAAGGGAGGAAAAAGAAAGGAAGCATTTAAAGAAGGAGATATAGTTTATTGTAGAGATTATAGAAACCCTAATAAAAAGCAGTTTGTAAAGGCAATGATAGATGAAGTATTAGGAAAGAGAACATATTattgtaaagttttaaatgaaaatttaatttggaaGCGTCACTTGGATCAAATTATTAGTGCTACTCaagattatgaaaatattgaagataCAGTAGATAAAAGTTATAATGTTGAACCAATTGATACTTCTGATAAGAACAGTACTGGTGGTGAGAAAATTGTAATTCCTCAAACCATTTCACCACAGGGTGAACAGCCACAGAAACCTATTAGCCCTGTAAATTCTGAAACTGTTTTGCCTTTAGCTGAAGAAGGTAATTCATCTTTTAATAGTCCCACAGTTCAACCGACTAGTGAAATTAGTAGTCCAGGTTTAAGACGTTCCGTTAGAGTTCGTAAGGCACCCCAACGTCTCAACTTATAA